Below is a genomic region from Trichocoleus sp. FACHB-46.
TTGGTACACCTGAATACAAGCAGAGCAGATACCTGCTAAGTGACTCAGCCTGAAGCAGGTAGTACTGATGGCATCAGTTGTCTGTTCGCCGCATAGCGCCGTAAAAGGAGTGAGTTGAGCGGCATCGTCATCTTCAGGGAAGTCTGCTAAATGGTCACCACTAGACAGGTCTGCGGGTATTGGCTGTGGAGGTGGAGGGGGTTCTAAACCTGAATCAACTTGTTCCAGCTCCAGCTGGCAAGCAAGCACCTGCTCAGCTTTGCTGTTGTCCCACTCTACAGTTACCCACGGCTCCAGCCAATCATTGGGGCGATCGCGATGAGGAGAGAACCAACGAACGACACCCGCTCCCTGATTGCACTTGGCAGCACGAGTATCTCGAACGCGATCGCCTACTGAGAGTTCAATCCTTGATGACAAAGTAGAACTAGGCGAGATCAGTACTGGCAGGAAGCAAAGTGTTTTAGGGACTAAGGCGTCATAGTCACCACGTTGCGCCTTATCCAATATCTGCCCGTGGCACTTCACTGGGTCATCCGGGCTCAACATTTCCCCAGCCTCTGCACACCAGCAGGCCTTGCACTTACCCTTCAGCTCTGGCGGTGTTGCTTCATCTGGCGATTGACTGGCATTGGATATGAGAGCGGCTAGTTTGTGTTGAGCCGCTTCAAATTTCGTGCGATCGCCTTTGAAGATGTTCGACAGCACCGAGCTGTCAGAGTAGCTTGAGTGGGGAAATAGCAGTTCTTCTGCATGCACCTTTGCATAAATGCCCTGTAGAGTCTCTGGGCAGGTACCAGCCTCCAGATGGTCAGCGATCGCTCTCAGTCCAGCCTGCACCCGGATCATCCGTTCCGCATAGGCTTCGGGGTGCTGCGCTGGATGCTTGCCCCTGCGACAAACAATGGTTGAGCCAGAAATTATTTTTTGAGTAATTTCAATATCACTACTGAGGTTGTCGGCTGCTGAGCGAAGCCTAACAATTTGCTTCTGAACTTTTTCAGATGCCGTTATACGCTTGCCTTTTATCTCCTGATTAATCTTCCAATTAGAAGGAGCACACTCAACCATCTGAACATCAATACCGGAAGTATCTACCCCAAATTTCCTTAGCTCATCCTCCGTGTACGCCCAAGCTGCCAAATACACAAACAGCCAAGGGGGCTTGGATGATTCGTCCCGCAAGGACACTGCTACCCCATCAGTAGTGATTATGGTAGTTGCTGTGTCCATTTCTGACAGTTCTTCCGCTGTCCAGCCCCGCTTATGAGCTTTATTAGGGTCATAGCCAATCCAACAAAATTGAGGTTCACCAACCTTGTATTGACGCTCTTTCAGAGTGATGGAAGTTTCTAGAGATGTCGCTTTAACCTGGTGGTATTGAGCATCTGAGTAGTCACTGTCAGACTCAAAGATTACTTCCTCTTTGGGTACCTCAGCCTCTAGCTCTTCCTGGCAATCTTCATCTCCATACAAATCATTGGTGGCCAAAGAATCCGAAGAAGGTTCAGGAAGAACCTCGCGAATTGCATTTGACAACACTCGATATTCCCTACTCCCATCGTAGGAAAGCTCGATTCCCAACGAGTGAACCAGCAGAACATCAAACACGATGTCTTCATTTATTTCCCTAGGTTTAAGCCTGCGATCAAGAGCAGACCGACTCACGGGGATAGTGAAGCAGTGACCTGAGTAGCCTTCTATCGTTCCGTCAAAGGTTGCGTTAAATGTATCTTCGCCAAGCACCTCAACAATGACACCACGCTTTCCGAAGTAAAGGCCATCAGCCGTTTGAGCTGAGTAGACAACACATTCTCCAACTTCGCCCTTGACACCGCCATTCCATTCCAGCATTTCAGGTAGAAACTCCTTGTGGAGTCGGACGCGATCGCCTGCCTTAACTTGAACCCTATTGACTGGGGGAGTGGAATTTTCGTGAAGCCTAACTACAATGTTCCAATCCTTGCTGCCAACAAAAGTATCATCACCACTGAAATGGCGCTGCATTCGCGCATGAAAATAGTCTGCTACTTCCCAGATCGATTCTGAGTCAATGACATAATGCATCCACTTAGAACCAAACGGCGATTCAAAGGTTAAATGGATACCATCTCTAAGATCAGGAGTGAGAACTCCCCTCCAATTCCCGTCCTGAATTTCTACCTTCTCTAACTCCGATTCAAGCTGTTTCTGCCGTCGCTGCAAAATCTTGATTTTGGTTTTCCCTGATTGTTGTTGCTCTAACGCTTGGATAGCGCTCTGAATGGTTAGCAAATCAGCATCAGCCAAGGCCTTTTCAAAGTCATTGAAATATCGGCTCTTTACAGGGCCTTCAATGAGCTTGCACTCATTCCAGTCCCGCTGTCGTTGGTCTTGGCGAGGCTTGAAGAATTCAGGATAAGGGCGATCACTCATAGAGCCTTATTGCTCTCCTCTGAATTTGGTGTGTAGCGGTAAGATCTTTCGCCCTCCGCCATATCAATGCAGACCCAGCCGCGATCGCGGGTTTACAACCAATCCACTGACCAGTAACCGTCCATCACGGCTGCTACTTGCTCACTCAGGTGGGTTAAAGCTGTGAGTGTTTCTGGGGTTTCGTCATTCAGCTCTGCTAGCAGTTCTTGCCAAAGAGGTTCTTCCGTATGCCCAGCGATCGCGCCTGGAGGCCAGTAGGGCTGGTGGTGTTCTACCTTGCCGTCACGGATGAAATATCGCCGTTCTTTGGTAATAGGTAGACCATGAAAAGCGTGAAATGCGGGCTCTGTTTTGAGCAACTCACGCACGGCCCAAACACGGGTAGGCAGGCCAAAGAAGTCTACGCAGACTGAGAACTCAACGAGATCAACAATGTGTTGACCAATGACATTCGAACACGGATGGTCAAGATAACAGGTGCGGAGCCAGTCATGCTTGCCAGACGTATGTCCAGTACGAAGAAAGCAGGGATACCCTAAGCGATCGCCCGCCGCCTGAATTGCGGAAACGAACTGTGAGAACCCTTCTGGAACCGTGTTTTCTAAAAGCTGATCCAGGTCAATATCTGTGGTGATGATTTCGGTTTTAGGGACTGGAATCCCTTCAACTTCAAGCTTTGGGAACCAATAGGATAGGCAGCTTTTATTTTCTGTCAGCATTATGATCGCTTCCGCTAAAAGGGCTTGCCGTCATTGGTCAGAGCAATAGTTTGTTGCTCTAGCTGGTCTTGAAATTCATAATTCCTCCGAGAAACCCCGTCCTCTTGAGGCAGGGAGGGATAGGAGGGGTGGCTGAGTGGGGTTCGATGCCCCCGAAGCGACCACCCCAGTATTTCGGGCAATCAGCATGACTTTAGATGCCGCAAACTGCCCTAATCGTTTCCAGTTGCAATCGCTCACTGAAACATGCTTTTGAGTGTCACCACTCACCCAACCGATTGACACTCTGCCAGCCATTTCCGCTTGGACTAGATCACCTTTGCGGAATCCATGACGGGTCACGGTGCCCCCATATCTGCGACGCACCCCACCTTTAGCAGGCACCATCAAATGCAATTGCCGCTTTGATATGGGTGGACGGCGAATGACTCGAAATAGCGAGGCGGTGATTTGAACAGAACCCATCCACTGATGTCCATGAGTATTAGCAGTGTGAAATGATTCGTACTGAATAAACTCGGAACAAGCTAAGGCCAAACCATCCACAGCATGACTTTCAGGTGATTGAGATGCTTTGGCCTTGGTCTTAACTAGCCCTAGCTGAGTTCGGAGCTTAGCTGTTTCATAGCCAAGCTGCGTTTTAACGGGAGCCAGCTTTGACAGCCAATCCAGCATCACCCGTTGACCTACCATCACCGGAGAGAAGGATTTAGAACCCCTTGCCTCCACGTATTCGTAGACAATCTGGCTGACTGGAAAGAGCTTGCACAATTCAGTTACCACT
It encodes:
- a CDS encoding RRXRR domain-containing protein, with translation MRIPVISHDNQPLMPTTPARARKWLASGKAIKRWSDLGLFYVQLTQEPSGRDTQPIAVGVDPGKLYSGIGVQSAQATLFLAHLILPFQTVKDRMEQRRMMRRGRRGRRINRKVAYSQRAHRQVRFDNRKQRKLPASVRANRQLELRVVTELCKLFPVSQIVYEYVEARGSKSFSPVMVGQRVMLDWLSKLAPVKTQLGYETAKLRTQLGLVKTKAKASQSPESHAVDGLALACSEFIQYESFHTANTHGHQWMGSVQITASLFRVIRRPPISKRQLHLMVPAKGGVRRRYGGTVTRHGFRKGDLVQAEMAGRVSIGWVSGDTQKHVSVSDCNWKRLGQFAASKVMLIARNTGVVASGASNPTQPPLLSLPASRGRGFSEEL
- a CDS encoding DUF6884 domain-containing protein — its product is MSDRPYPEFFKPRQDQRQRDWNECKLIEGPVKSRYFNDFEKALADADLLTIQSAIQALEQQQSGKTKIKILQRRQKQLESELEKVEIQDGNWRGVLTPDLRDGIHLTFESPFGSKWMHYVIDSESIWEVADYFHARMQRHFSGDDTFVGSKDWNIVVRLHENSTPPVNRVQVKAGDRVRLHKEFLPEMLEWNGGVKGEVGECVVYSAQTADGLYFGKRGVIVEVLGEDTFNATFDGTIEGYSGHCFTIPVSRSALDRRLKPREINEDIVFDVLLVHSLGIELSYDGSREYRVLSNAIREVLPEPSSDSLATNDLYGDEDCQEELEAEVPKEEVIFESDSDYSDAQYHQVKATSLETSITLKERQYKVGEPQFCWIGYDPNKAHKRGWTAEELSEMDTATTIITTDGVAVSLRDESSKPPWLFVYLAAWAYTEDELRKFGVDTSGIDVQMVECAPSNWKINQEIKGKRITASEKVQKQIVRLRSAADNLSSDIEITQKIISGSTIVCRRGKHPAQHPEAYAERMIRVQAGLRAIADHLEAGTCPETLQGIYAKVHAEELLFPHSSYSDSSVLSNIFKGDRTKFEAAQHKLAALISNASQSPDEATPPELKGKCKACWCAEAGEMLSPDDPVKCHGQILDKAQRGDYDALVPKTLCFLPVLISPSSTLSSRIELSVGDRVRDTRAAKCNQGAGVVRWFSPHRDRPNDWLEPWVTVEWDNSKAEQVLACQLELEQVDSGLEPPPPPQPIPADLSSGDHLADFPEDDDAAQLTPFTALCGEQTTDAISTTCFRLSHLAGICSACIQVYQARRSKLLAGTNKLLIIGCSQSKDDCEAPIPAICRYTGPMYKMLAKFQERDRLPKDLSIWILSAEFGLISHSHKIPNYDRRMSKARADDLRLQVRANLKALAQHPYQEIYVDLGKDYLEAIADHSTSAETFLNELFPTTRVHFGSGGIGQRVSQVKQWIESGKPPIQAGQATTRHVGLSKQQPRLCGALEGAYYLASHLTPWQAEGRSLLCPECFTAWQSTLSPHSSLPTSHPSSLIPHPSPAEAAEVTVKDLDEGSGDPIVKVWRRFGEVWSYIGQMGYRSKVTLRPGDITCLPDINPNEEPPTSSAQELPKIEQQPVPTPQVVPEQAIASAEPKPSQLPCQHLRVVIGLDSATCPDCKQTFNEGTRGYAKLLGREPEANSKSPPKVEPQAIAPSAKSGPGKSKITNTIEPTGQLSLF